Below is a genomic region from Methanolobus sediminis.
TCCGTTTGTACAGGTGCCTATGAATGCCTGGTCAAGTTTTGTCGGCTTGATGTCAGATATGTCATGAACATTGTCGACCTGATGCGGAGATGCGATCTGTGGCTCAAGCTCATTCACATCAAAGGTGTATTCACTTGAGTATGTGGCATCTGCGTCCGCATAAACTGGTTCATATTCTTCCGCTGCGATACCATCAAGGAAATCAAATGTTGTTTTATCCGGTGGCACTATTCCTGCTTTTCCACCCATTTCAATAGCCATATTACTGAGTGTCATACGGCCTGACATGGACATGGAATCAATTGCAGTTCCATAGAATTCAGCAGCTTTGTAGGTTGCACCTGCAACACCTAGTGTGCCTATTATCTTAAGTATGAGGTCCTTTGCATAAACACCTTCCTTGAAATTGCCGTCAGCTGTTATCTTTATGCTTTCAGGGACCTTGAACCAGAGTTTTCCTGAAGCAAATATCTCTGACATATCTGTGGCACCGACGCCGGTTCCAAAAGCTCCGAATGCGCCATATGTACATGAATGCGAATCTGCGCCCACTACAAGTTTACCGGGGAGGGCAAATCCATTCTCAGGGAGTAACTGGTGGCATATTCCCTCTCCAACGTCGTAGAAATTACTTATCTTCTGCTCTTTAATCCATTCGCGGATCTCATGGTGAAGTGCAGCAGTGATGTCTGTATTTGCAGGTGTCAGGTGGTCAAAAGGAATAATTATCTTATCCGGGTTCCACACTTTTTCTTCTTCCATTTCCTTGAATGATTTTACTGCAAGGACGCTTGTGCCGTCATGTGCCATGGCAAAATCCACATCTGCGATTACAAAGTCATTTGCTTTCGCATTCTTACCGGATGCACGGCTAAAGATTTTCTCACTTATAGTGCTCAAAAGATTAACTCCATTATACAATTGCAAATTAGCGTAACAACGATGATACACTACCTTATTAACTTAAAATCTTCGATAGAAGCAAATTAATAATTGATGATATGCTCTATCTGTAAAAAATAGTTTTTG
It encodes:
- a CDS encoding 3-isopropylmalate dehydratase large subunit; protein product: MSTISEKIFSRASGKNAKANDFVIADVDFAMAHDGTSVLAVKSFKEMEEEKVWNPDKIIIPFDHLTPANTDITAALHHEIREWIKEQKISNFYDVGEGICHQLLPENGFALPGKLVVGADSHSCTYGAFGAFGTGVGATDMSEIFASGKLWFKVPESIKITADGNFKEGVYAKDLILKIIGTLGVAGATYKAAEFYGTAIDSMSMSGRMTLSNMAIEMGGKAGIVPPDKTTFDFLDGIAAEEYEPVYADADATYSSEYTFDVNELEPQIASPHQVDNVHDISDIKPTKLDQAFIGTCTNGRLEDLEVAASILKGEKVAIRTLIVPASRNVLIEAVRKGIVETLLEAGAVIGSPGCGPCLGGHMGVIGKGETCISTANRNFKGRMGVGGFIYLASPATAAASALTGEITDPREI